Proteins encoded by one window of Nasonia vitripennis strain AsymCx chromosome 5, Nvit_psr_1.1, whole genome shotgun sequence:
- the LOC100678103 gene encoding 4-coumarate--CoA ligase 1, with product MDHENIYKRVGFTIEDNIIKGYPKPYCMKTHNLGQVILDVLSSNPHHVSQIESETGKQTTFAEMRDSSIRCALWLQKQGISSNDVVSICTDNQLDAYIPELATFYVGAAHNPWHHDVALKSARHLIQLVRPKVMFTCENAAETLAEAAKLEGIDTKIVVFGKHSSFESLSDVMKQQQTEEVENFRVKAVENPDDVALIVFSSGSSGLPKGIVHSYNTFSKNILRFARLPEKSDVMLWYTSPYWLTAVYFTLQLYLLQSTRILHAKFDPEETCRVIEKHKITWIFITTDMINVFNKSEVFKKHKVESLKLIQTGGSKINREVFEEFQNSIPHTLILQGYGMCELGGTATMQTEKRKRVDSGGFVIEHVQVKMVDLTTGEALGPNQSGELYCKSPTMMLGYYRNPEATKETIDEDGWIHSGDKAYYDEDGEVFIVERLKQVMKFRAYHISPSEIEAVLLSHPAVMEVAVVPLPHELDGERPMAFVAKAPGSEVTEDELIELSATLGEYKKLWGGVKFLEELPHTPSGKIAKVELIEMAKALAKK from the exons ATGGATcacgaaaatatttacaaacgcGTTGGTTTCACCATCGAGGACAACATCATCAAAGGCTACCCTAAGCCCTACTGTATGAAAACTCATAATCTCGGTCAAGTCATCTTGGACGTCCTAAGCAGCAATCCACATCATGTCTCTCAG ATCGAAAGCGAAACGGGCAAACAAACAACTTTCGCCGAAATGAGAGATAGCAGCATTCGGTGTGCTTTATGGCTGCAGAAACAAGGAATTTCAAGCAACGACGTAGTTTCGATTTGTACGGATAACCAACTGGACGCTTACATTCCGGAATTGGCCACGTTTTACGTCGGTGCAGCCCACAACCCCTGGCATCACGACGTCGCACTGA AATCAGCCCGTCACCTAATTCAGCTGGTCCGACCGAAGGTGATGTTTACCTGCGAAAATGCAGCCGAGACACTCGCGGAGGCTGCGAAGCTCGAAGGAATCGATACGAAAATAGTGGTTTTCGGTAAACATTCCAGTTTTGAGTCGCTGAGCGACGTGATGAAACAGCAACAAACGGAGGAGGTGGAAAATTTCCGGGTGAAAGCCGTGGAAAATCCAGACGACGTGGCCCTCATCGTTTTCTCCTCGGGCTCGAGCGGTCTACCCAAGGGTATAGTTCACTCGTACAAcactttttcgaaaaatattttgagatTCGCCAGGCTGCCCGAGAAAAGCGACGTTATGCTGTGGTACACCTCGCCCTACTGGCTCACCGCCGTCTATTTCACTCTGCAATTATATCTGCTTCAGTCCACCAGAATACTGCACGCTAAATTCGATCCCGAGGAAACCTGCAGAGTCATCGAGAAGCACAAG ATCACCTGGATTTTCATCACCACGGACATGATCAACGTGTTCAACAAGTCCGAGGTGTTCAAGAAGCACAAAGTCGAGTCCTTGAAACTCATCCAGACCGGAGGATCCAAAATAAATCGAGAAGTCTTCGAAGAATTCCAAAACAGTATCCCGCATACGCTGATCCTACAAGGATACG GTATGTGCGAATTGGGTGGCACGGCTACGATGCAGACGGAAAAGCGTAAAAGAGTCGATTCCGGCGGTTTTGTGATAGAGCACGTACAGGTGAAAATGGTCGACTTAACGACGGGCGAAGCACTTGGGCCGAACCAGTCAGGCGAACTCTACTGCAAGTCTCCGACAATGATGCTCGGCTATTACAGGAATCCAGAAGCCACAAAGGAGACGATCGATGAAGACG GCTGGATTCACTCGGGCGACAAAGCTTATTACGACGAAGACGGTGAGGTGTTTATTGTGGAAAGATTGAAGCAGGTGATGAAATTTCGAGCTTATCACATTTCCCCGTCAGAAATCGAGGCAGTTCTACTTAGTCATCCGGCTGTGATGGAAGTGGCGGTGGTGCCGCTGCCTCACGAACTAGACGGCGAGAGACCGATGGCGTTTGTCGCCAAGGCACCGGGAAGCGAG GTGACAGAGGACGAACTGATTGAATTAAGCGCCACTCTTGGAGAGTATAAAAAACTTTGGGGTGGAGTAAAGTTCCTCGAAGAGCTGCCCCATACGCCGTCGGGAAAAATTGCCAAAGTTGAACTCATAGAGATGGCGAAAGCTCTGGCGAAGAAGTGA
- the LOC100678189 gene encoding 39S ribosomal protein L35, mitochondrial: protein MSASMLRLVSAALRDSAKRVFTTNLNNFVGNPLANQVRCLSAFAKQLQCPDVINSRNAGTGILSDSLNKLLLPQAQTPTVPCRTVTKFSLTKGKRKSVKTVLKRFYRLHWGIWIRTRAGRHRHLWKKSNAQRRRSKQHVFTNASQSWMLDKMVTKFWRRPKHWVDDPYNPYHTREEFMYTRKKPKPLPDDFV, encoded by the exons ATGAGTGCAAGTATGCTGCGGCTGGTCAGCGCAGCGCTGAGAG ACAGCGCGAAGAGAGTTTTTACGACGAATTTAAATAACTTTGTGGGTAATCCGTTGGCGAATCAAGTGCGATGTTTGAGTGCGTTTGCTAAGCAGCTCCAATGCCCGGACGTTATAAACTCACGAAATGCCGGCACTGGTATACTGAG TGATTCGCTCAACAAGCTGCTACTTCCGCAAGCACAAACGCCAACTGTCCCATGCAGAACAGTCACGAAGTTCTCCTTGACCAAGGGAAAGCGAAAATCCGTCAAAACGGTTCTGAAAAGATTCTACCGTTTGCATTG GGGAATATGGATCCGAACGAGAGCCGGTCGTCACAGGCATCTTTGGAAAAAAAGTAACGCCCAAAGGAGGCGATCAAAGCAGCACGTTTTCACCAATGCCTCTCAGTCCTGGATGTTGGATAAGATGGTGACGAAATTCTGGAGACGTCCAAAGCACTGGGTAGACGATCCTTACAATCCGTATCACACGAGGGAAGAGTTTATGTACACTCGAAAGAAGCCCAAACCGTTGCCGGATGATTTCGTTTAA